The DNA sequence CCGACCGAGCAGCAGACTCGGAGAGATCCCAGCGCTTGGCGATGAGACCGTGCCGTCCCGCGCTACACCAGGTTCGACTGCTCCCAGAAGACCACCTCGCCGCCTTCGTTGATCACGAACGTCACCACACCGTCGTGGGACACTGCGATGGCGAGGCTGCCAGGAGAGTCGTTCACGAAGCGATAGGCCGCGCGATGGCGGGTGCCCACGGCCTCGATGTCTTCGGCCCGTCGGCGCGTGCCTTCGTTGTCGAGCGCGCACCACACGCGCGACGGCGTCGGCAGCTCGGCGGAGACCTCGGCGCCGAAGCCCAGGAGGGCGAAGTGCTTGTCCAGCACGACGGCGCCATCCGTGGCGGCGAGGTTCGCCACCACGCGGCTCCACTCGAACACGGCCTGCTCCAGCTGCTCCAGCTCCATGCTCGACGCGGTCACGAAGTCCGCCCACCCGATGGAAGGCGCCTCGCTCGCGTCCGCGAGCGCCTCCAGCAGCTGCAACAGCAGGGTGCGATAGCGTCGCGTGGGCTCGTCCTGACCGAAGCGGTACTTCAGACGCAACGCCCCATGGGTTCCGCCGCGCCCCTGCGCATCGTCGTGGATCAGCAGCAGCCCGCCGTGGCCCGCGCTGCGCACCAGCTGGATGACGCGACGGAGCATGTGCTGCGAGATGCGACCCACGAGCGAGTGCTCGACCGCCGTCGGGATGCCCTTGGGGGCCTGCTTCAAGCTGTGGTGCGTGCGAATCTCCTCGCGCTCGGCGCCGAAGCGTGCGGGCAGCCAGGCGGACCGGAAGACGTCGATGGTCGCGTCGACCAGCTCGCCGTGCTCGAGCGCGCCGATGAGGACGCCCCCCCTTCGCACTGCGATCTGACCGGGTGCGTTGACGTGCACGATGGGCGCGAGCGTCCAGTTCGAGCCAGCTCCGCGCCCGCCCCAAGCCGGCGCGAGCCAGGCCGGCCCCGAGTGGGCGATGCCCCAGATGCGCAGCTGGCCCTCCTCGCGATGGACGCCGATGAGCGACGTCTCGAACGGCGTGGCAGGCGCGAGCCGGCGCAGCTCGCCCGTGGACAGCGCGCGGCTCTGGTCGAAGCGCAGTCGCAGCACGCCGCCATTGGGGCCGCCGCTCTCGGGCAGCGCGTCCGGTCCGCTCAGCAGCAGGCGGAAGCGCGTGGGCCGCGCCTCCTCCGCCATCATCGACGCGTAGAACGCGGTGGAGAGCACCTCCGACAAGAGCTCGGCCGAGAGCTGGCACGGGCTGTCCTCGGGCCAGCGCGCGAGGACCCAGCGGGTGAGGTCTGGCGGATAGGCACGCGTGGGGGTTTCGGCGCTGCTCATCGACCCGAGGATAGGTCGGTGTTGCGACTGAAGCCCACGCAGATCGGTGACGCGCGACCGAACCCGTGGGGACCTCCGGAATTTGTGTCCGTTCGGCGTCTACTCGGCGCCTCGCCGAGACCAGGAGACCCTCGCTCTGGTACTTTCCTCCTCACGGAGTGCGCCATGATGACGCTGAGCGCGCGCCAGGCCCGACGTCGACGCGGACCGACAGCAGCCGCGCCAGGATGCAGCGCCCTGCGGGGCGCTTGTGACGTCGGGCGCGTCTACCGCGCCGACGCTGGGAGGGCCGGATGATGGGGGGGCGCAGGTGGCGCTTCGCTCAGGCACGCATGCAGCACCCGGAGGAGACGCGCCTCCTCGGCGCCAGTGGACTCGACGGGCTCGAAGTTGGGATAGCGCCCTGGCGACCCATGCGGACACGCGCAGCTCATGCCGTTCTGTACTTGCTGCGCGACGTGGCGCACCGCAACTCGGGTCCCGTCCGTGGTGTCCGACACGACCTCCACCAGCAGCACGAACGACGTGGACAACGTGCCGGCGTCGCTCACGTGGGAAAGCGACGGGACGCCGTGCATGCTACGGACCTGGCCACGCGGCGTGTACGCGCTCGCCTCCTCGTATCGGGCGTCCTGCCGAACGCAGTCGAGCGCTCGCCAGACCTCCTCGGCCGGCGCGCGGAACGTCCACGTCGTGGGGTTGGGTCCTGGGTTGGGTAACGTGTCGAAGCTGTCCCCGTGGCACGCGCTGACCGTGAAGGCGGCCGCCAGCGTCAGCAGCAGGGTCTCCATGGAACGGAACCTCGCGGGCTCATGCAGCGACTCGCGCACCGCGCCCATCGTAGCGCAGTGGCAGCCGTTCCGTGACGTGCCACATGGGGTATGCCACCGTTTGGGGTGGCCCGCGGTAGGGGGTCCGAGGCCGCTGGCTTCGACCCCGCGGCCCAACAGCACAGAACGCGAGAAATGCACCCTGGAGACTCCTGTGCCGCAACGCAGCGCCGGGCATGGGTGGTCAGACCGGTCTCGTAGACACGGAAGGCCCGCTGTACACGACCAGCTGGAGTCGACCTCGTGTAGATTTTCCCGCCCGCGGCTCCCGGACGTTGACGAAGTCCGCGAAGACGTAAGAGGGTGCGGGGCTGATGACACGAACGCGGAATCACGGCGGGGGACGCGCAGGCCACGACTTCACGCTGCCCTTCCTCACCGAGCTGCGTTTTCCACCCGGGACCGGGGACCCTGGAGGTCACCTCGCGCGCGCGGTCGCCGCGAGGAACGAGGGGCGCTACAGCGACGCGATCGCCGCCTGCCGCACCGCGGTCGAGCGTATGGACGGCGCGCCGAAGGAGGGCTCGGGCGAGCTCGAGCGCATCGTGAAGGCGAAGCGCATCGACCTCACGGAGCGCGAACGCTTCGTGATGCTTCGTTCAGCCACGCACATCTTCGCGAGCCCCGCGCACCACGGGGCGACGCACCATGAACGCGAGGACGCAGACCTCGCCATTTCGATGACGGCGGCGCTCCTGCGCCTCGCGCCGCGGTGGGGCACCCAAGACACCGAGCCCAACACCGAAGAGGCGTCGTGACCGGCTCGCGCGGCAAGAGGGCGGCGTCAAAGAAGCCGACAAATGTGCAAGCCCCCCTTGCACAAGGCTCCCGTGCCACCTTGGAGGTTGCGCCAGAGGGCTACGCCGAGTGGATCCGCGGGGTGAAGGCCGGTGTCCACGAAGCACGCCAGCGGGCCGCGCGCGCCGTCAACAACGAGCTGGTGGGGCTCTACTGGCGCATCGGTCGCGACATTCGCGCTCGGCAGGATGCGCAGGGGTGGGGCGCGAAGATCGTCGACCGCATCGCGGCCGACCTGAAGACGGAGTTTCCGGACGCCGAGGGCTTCTCGCCCCGCAACCTCAAGTACATGCGCGCCTTCGCCGTGGCCTGGCCGGACGAGGACTTTGTGCAAGGGGTGCTTGCACAATTGCCCTGGTACACGCACCTCGCGCTGCTGGAGAAGCTCGAGACGGTCGAGGAACGCCGCTGGTACGCCCAGAAGGCGATCGAGCACGGCTGGTCACGCAAAGGCGGAGGCACCTGACGGGGGACTTCTGGCCAGAGGTTCTCCGAGCGCGTCGAGTCAGCACGGCTCCGAGGACGCACGCCACCGGCCAAGGTCGCCTCGGCGTTTCACAACGCGTCCGTCGTGGGGCTCGCCGTGTTTCAGCGCATGGGACATTCTGACGACGTGATGAACCCAGAACGCCCAGAACCGCTGCGCGACGTGACCATCCGCCATGCGCCCCGCGAGCCCGTGGGGCCACTGGTGGAGACGCTGCTCGCCATCGACGACGACGCTTCCGCGCTGTACGCGAGCGGCGGCTTTGCGATCGAGCTCGCGTACGAGCACCCGTTCGTGCAGGCGGAGCTCGCGCGCTGGGCAGCATGCACGCGGGAGGGCCGCGTGCTGCTCGCCGAGGTGGACGGCCAGGCCGTGGGGTTCGCAGCCTACGCGCGTGTGGACGGGCTGGCCTACCTGGACCAGCTGGCCGTGCGCTGCGCCTTCATGCGGCGCGGGATCGGACGAGCGCTGGTGGACGCCGTGGTCACAGCCGTGCAGGCAGACGGGGCGAGCGCCCTGTGGCTGACCACCTACGCGCACCTGCCGTGGAACGGGCCGTACTACGGGACGCTCGGCTTCGTGCGCGTGGAGGAGACGGCGTGTGGGCCCGAGCTGCGCGCGCTCTTGGAAGAGCAACGCGCGGCCCTGCCCGCGCCCGATCAGCGCGTCGCGATGGTGCGCGCGATCTCTGGCTGAGCGGATCGCGCGCTCAGAGGGACGCAGCGAAGGCCTGTACCAGCGCCGTCACGCGTTCGCGCGCGGCCGGATCGGCCAGCCCGCCGTCTTCGCCGCGCTTGCTGAACGGCCCGGCGAGCGCGACCTCGGGGTACACGAACACCTGCGCCATCATCCCGCCGAGAACGGTCTTGAGCGCTCCCTGCGCGCGCACGGCACCCGCCGGACTGGGCGACGCAGACATCACGGCCACCGGGCGCCCCGCGAAGACGCTCTTGTAGGCCGGGCGGGACAGCCAATCGAGCGCGTTCTTGAGCGGGCCGGGCACGCCATAGTTGTACTCGGGCGTGACGACGAGGACGCCGGCCGAGTCCCGCACCAGGCGGAAGGCCGCACGCACGGGCTCGGGCAGGTCCGCCCCTTCTGGATCGCCCGGGGCCATCAGGTGCAGGCGCGGGTCGTAGAGGGGGAAGCCGCTGAAGTCCACGTCCACAGCGCGCAGGTGCGCGGGCAAGGCCGCCTTGGCGCTGTGGGCGGTGGCGGCGCTGACCCCATCGGGGCGCAGGCTGCCGGTGAAGACGGCGATGGTGCGGGGGTCGGTGCTCATGACTGGGTCTCTCTCACGGGGGGTAGCTCCATCCACAGCGCCTCGGCGCCGGGCTCGCCGACGAGGCGAAAGGTGCGGTCGTCGTCGACGGTGGTGAGGGGCACGCCGTCTCCTTCGCGCAGCGCCGCACCCTCGAGCGAGAGCGCACCGCGCACCATCTGCACCCACGCGGCGCGCCCTGCCGGGAGCACGTGCGCCGCCTCACCCGCGGCGTCGAAGCGCACGCGAAAGATGCGCACGTCTTGGCCGATGGCGACGGTGCCGCCCTCGCCGTCGGGGGTGACCATCAGGTCGATGGGCCGCGCCGGATCGTACGGGAAGGCCTGCTGCGCATAGCCCGGGTCCGTGCCGCGCGCGCCCGGCAAGAACCAGATCTGCAGGAAGCGCACCGGCTCGTCCTGGCTCGCGTTCATCTCGCTGTGGGCGATGCCGCGCCCCGCGCTCATGCGCTGGACCTCGCCCGGGCGAATGACCGAGCCGGTGCCCAGCGTGTCCCGGTGCGCGAGCGCGCCCTCCACGACATAGCTGACGATCTCCATGTCCCGATGGGGGTGCCGCGGGAAGCCCTCGGCAGGGTCGACGCGGTCGTCGTTGAGGACGCGCAGCACGCCGAAGCCCATGTGCGCCGGGTCGTAGTAGTTGGCGAACGAGAAGGTGTGGGCGCTGCGGAGCCAGCCGTGGTTCGCGAGGCCGCGCTCGCTCGCTCGTCGGATGGTGGTGGGGGTCAGGGTGGTCATGGTGTGTCTCCTTCGACGCCCTCACCATGCCGCTTGCAACGTTGCAAGTCCATGCGCACGAACGCACACTTCGCTTGCATGAACGCAAGCATCGACTGGGACGACCTCGCGCTGGTGCTGGCCATCGTCCGCGGGGGAACGCTGGGGGCCGCGGCCGCCACGCTGGGGGTCCACCACTCCACCGCGTTTCGCCGGCTGCAGCGCGTGGAGGAGCGGGCGGGGACGGCGCTGTTCCACCGGACGCCCCAGGGCTACGTGCCCACCGAGACGGGCGCGGTCATCGGCGAGCATGCGGCGCGCGTGGAGGACGAGCTGCTGGGCGTGCAGCGCGCGCTCGAGGTGCACGACAGGGTGCCGCGTGGGCGCATCCGACTGACCACCGTGCCCAGCCTGGTCGCGCCCATCCTCCCCGCGCTCCAGCGCCTGAGCGAGCAGTGCCCCGAGCTGCACATCGAGCTGGACGCCACGCCCGACACGCGCTCCCTCGAGCGCGGCGACGCAGACCTGGCGCTGCGACCGACGGCGGAGCCCCCGGGCGAGCTGGTGGGCACGCGCCTGACGACGCTGGG is a window from the Sandaracinaceae bacterium genome containing:
- a CDS encoding NAD(P)H-dependent oxidoreductase, yielding MSTDPRTIAVFTGSLRPDGVSAATAHSAKAALPAHLRAVDVDFSGFPLYDPRLHLMAPGDPEGADLPEPVRAAFRLVRDSAGVLVVTPEYNYGVPGPLKNALDWLSRPAYKSVFAGRPVAVMSASPSPAGAVRAQGALKTVLGGMMAQVFVYPEVALAGPFSKRGEDGGLADPAARERVTALVQAFAASL
- a CDS encoding LysR family transcriptional regulator, whose protein sequence is MNASIDWDDLALVLAIVRGGTLGAAAATLGVHHSTAFRRLQRVEERAGTALFHRTPQGYVPTETGAVIGEHAARVEDELLGVQRALEVHDRVPRGRIRLTTVPSLVAPILPALQRLSEQCPELHIELDATPDTRSLERGDADLALRPTAEPPGELVGTRLTTLGWATYRRKVGKASPSELRYVGPLATQEDDRGGAAGGTKRRASVSVTTVPAMTACIVAGLGAGRLPCYVGDVHPKLTRVGPVQRTSIGLWLLSPAALRKSARVQATRTRLVTCLPPELQRFTGE
- a CDS encoding GNAT family N-acetyltransferase — its product is MNPERPEPLRDVTIRHAPREPVGPLVETLLAIDDDASALYASGGFAIELAYEHPFVQAELARWAACTREGRVLLAEVDGQAVGFAAYARVDGLAYLDQLAVRCAFMRRGIGRALVDAVVTAVQADGASALWLTTYAHLPWNGPYYGTLGFVRVEETACGPELRALLEEQRAALPAPDQRVAMVRAISG
- a CDS encoding pirin family protein; the encoded protein is MTTLTPTTIRRASERGLANHGWLRSAHTFSFANYYDPAHMGFGVLRVLNDDRVDPAEGFPRHPHRDMEIVSYVVEGALAHRDTLGTGSVIRPGEVQRMSAGRGIAHSEMNASQDEPVRFLQIWFLPGARGTDPGYAQQAFPYDPARPIDLMVTPDGEGGTVAIGQDVRIFRVRFDAAGEAAHVLPAGRAAWVQMVRGALSLEGAALREGDGVPLTTVDDDRTFRLVGEPGAEALWMELPPVRETQS